The sequence below is a genomic window from Mytilus edulis chromosome 2, xbMytEdul2.2, whole genome shotgun sequence.
TTATAAAAACGACAAATGGcaaatcaatgatatttagtatgcagttgtattagcatttgcatatctcatttccatggagattatttagcCTCACATCTTAAGTTTTCGAATATATAggtctgtaaaaataaaaaaataactattttgataatgaAATTATCCGTTAAAAGATTTTTACTATGTTTATGACCCAACTGTAGGCGGCAATGTGGCATTAAGTTTTTCCGTTTTTACTGCTGTCCGTCCGTCTTTCTGTCACTCTGTCCATCCATCGATCCGTCACTCCGTACTTCTTATCGTACCATTTTCGTTTCCGCACTCTTACTTAGGTTTTCCTCatctaaatttaatgaaactgaTACACAATGCTAGGAACCAAAAGTCGTACACAGAGTCCGAATTTGGTAAGTGAGctatatactgtttttttttttttttaactaagaaaattgcatttttttccGTTTCCACACACTATATTATAATAAGTTTGTCTCATCCATATTTTATGAAGCTCATACACTATAATAGGAACCACAACAAGCTGGCAGAGTTCGAATGTGGGCAGTGAGtcttttttctcaattttctttTTCGATATGCACGTCTAGACACGTTTGAATGGAATTGCATGCATGGCTGTACTTGTGTAGTGAAAAGGTTTACGTTTATTGAAAGCTGCAcgaacatgtatataaacaagaCAAAATCGGGCTACAAAAAATTATACCAGAAACCTTGTAGATACCCTTTAGCATAGCTAGTCTAAGTCAGtgctttttttaaatagtaaattagcaaaataccgaactccgagtaaaattctaAACGTAAAGTCCCTACTaagcaaatagcaaaatcaaaagctcaaaaacatcaaaccaatggataacaactgtcatattcctgacttagtacaggcactTGCTTATATAGAaagtggtggattaaacttggtttataACTTGcttaaaactctcacttgtatgaaggtcgcataaaattccattatattaacaatgatgcgtgaacaaaacaaacatgacagacataataggtaaccatgtcaaaaataggggtatagAAGTCtaacattgttttaaaatcttaatCCCTATAAAACGGTGTTCAATCAAAATGGAAGACGATTCCACTTGGGTGCTTGTTGTTGTTGGTTGTGGGTAAACCGAAATGTATTCGACGGGAAAGGAATCaatattatttactttttaatgaataaaaaaaaaatatcatttttttatgaaaaggaCGGTTTCCAAAAATTATTTCGATATAATCTGATGGTAAAATTATATTTGCCACCCGTCACTAATCAGGAGTGTTATTATATCTGATATGGTTTGCTGTAAAATGTGATCTTTGTGTTGTTATATTCTTCGAATGTGTTCTAAACATTGGTTGATCACTAATATTCCGTTGTTGATTTCTGTTGCTGATCCTAAATATATCTCTATTGTCTTGTAAGTAATCTCGCTGTAAATGAGGGTTTTCAGGCCGTGTCTGGAATTCTGAATTTATCAGCTTATGTTGTGTTTGATTATTTGGCGTCAACAGCACTCTTACCTATACAAaagcatttaaaagaaaattaaatactagGTAAATTAATTAATGCATGTTTACTGTATTGTGTTATTATTATATGAAAAGAGTTATACCATTCAACGCATACCATTCAACGCTACATTCGATGatcatattgtatatatacaaattaattgagatatggtatgattgccaatgagacaactctccaacagaaccaaatgacatagaagtttacaACTATATGTCGTCGTACAGCCTATTATACAGGGGAAAAAAGATGTTATGACAATCTGAAAGTAACTAAAAgcttcaaaaaaataaataaacgaaaaacaaaagatGCTTATTTCATAAcacaaatgacacaaatataatatataatgtttaaaaGATATTTCAGCTACTTATATCATTGAAACACAAACTGAatgagtaaaaagtaaaataaaaaaaaatactgaactccgagtaaaattcaaaatggaaagtcccaaatcaaattgcaaaattaaataataaaacacattaatCGAATGtacagcaactgtcatatttctaacttgatacaggcattttcaaatgtagaaaatggtggattgaacctggtctTATAGCGTTATACcgctcacttatatgacagtagcattaaattccgttattttaacaacgatgcgtgaacaaaacagacataatcggtaaaatagtcaaaatatgactacagcagtcatcactctgttacaatctcaaaacatacaaacatttacaaaacaacCCAAAGACTTTAAATTCCAAATTATCTAAGTTACTTATTTTTAGATTATGATATAACAGACCCAGACACATTTTTATAGACTTCTACATAAACAGCGATACTATATATCATTACGCTGcaaatgcaaatatgaaaacGTATCTGCTgatcttttttttcttcagaaaagaCAATACTGTGTAGATAGATACATGTATGGTGTTGAAGCCTGAATGCATGTGTCAATGATAAGATGCAACATTTTCTGTAAAAGtcaattattttaaatatgaGGATAGATGTAATCGActaatggtttaacactagtcctTTTAGGGCCCTCTCGTGAGACCTGAACTGTACCTTCACTTTTATATTGagaatgtatgtttattttgtactCTACACTGATAACTCACGTTTAACTTGCATACATTTAAAGCCTTTAGTTTTAACTtacttttgtttcttttaaagttGCACAACAGCAACACGCTATCGCTGATATGATACTgacaataatttcattaaatgcaaAGAACGCTATAAGCAGTGGAACCAACCATTTGTAATCGGAACTGTATAGCCCATGGCGCTacaaattgaaattaattattatgtaataatgaaaataatatcaattgtaaaataaaaattaaaaacaaaaaactgcTTACTTTTGTTTCCATCTacccaaattgcacttttttgtcatttttttttttcacctacgtttatTTAAGATGCAAGCGAAAGTGTCCATTCTGGGTTTATTTTGTAGTcgaatatttatttacatttaagttccaccaaattaattttgaatccatattgaatcctagaaaaaaaaactagTCTGAACCCACCTCTTAACGATCCATGTACTAAAATTGCATCCATGCGTAAGAATAAATCCATAATAATCGAATAACTGTAActgatgttttgatttttttctctccaaatttTTAGAACAATTTAACAATGCACGTAGTCCAATCGGCCTTGcttacttttaattattatttttttcagatgttTATGCCTGTAAAATATTCTAATAcctcatttctaaaaaaaaaaattcgacaTCGCATGGCGATATTGATTTTTTATGTCCAAATGAACACATCATCTGTTGGTATATTCTGAGAACGTTTGTGTATATTTGTATTGATTCAGCTAAGTTGAAAAACCTGAATAAAGTCAAATCagaaaaatacttgtgtagtctatAAGAAAACATGTAAGATTTCCACTGCTATTTTTGTTGAATGAGTGCAATTTGGGAACTGTGAGATTATAGAACGAAGatttcaatttgaaattgaatttaacgGCAATAACACTTGCGAAAGTGGAtagttttacttttaaataacTATCAGATAAAATTACATATAGTCTATACCTACCAATAAAGCTTCATATGCATTTACACATGCACAAGCAGGACCAAACAACGCAGAACATAAAATACTCAATATCAGGAAAgacattttctgtaaaaaaaaaaaatatccatgaatatttaaattatgTAGACCTCATGTCTTGTCGAAGatcttttcattgtgttcattatatttgtatttaatattcaagttaggcgaaatataccaaagggacattataAGACATTATAAATctgacaacgctatggcaaaTACACAAAGTACTCTGCAGTAAGAACCCACGTTAAATTTCCATACATTTCGAGCCCTTAGTTtcaaaagagggatgaaagatacctgacggacatttaaactcataaatcgaaaattaaactgacaacgccatacataaaaaggaaaagacaaacagacaaacatcaGTAttcaaaacacagcatagaacGCTAAGACTGAGATACACAAACCCTTTCAAAAGCCGGTGGTAATCGCGGGTGGTCCGGAAGTGTAGGTAGATCCTGTTTAACAAAtatcacccgtcgtgttgctcatgtaagtgcGAACACGATGATATATCTAGTTCGATAGGTGACTTTCGGGCAAAACAGGACAGTATTGTGGTCTTGACGATTGGACCATATTGTCATCGATTACATAAGTATGAATACGAAAAAGTGGTTTTATTCCTTAAGTTTTGGggaacataatatatagtttccACAATTAGGGTGCTATGACGTTACGCACGATATTGCGTCCCAATTAGTAACGTCAAAATTTGACGTTTTACGTCGGTAATCGAGTATACTTTGTTCGTTTTGTTTGTAATCATTTTTGATCGATATGGTTAAGCACGTCATTACGTGTTATCATATATATCTTGAAGTATTTTGTTATTTGCAAAAtgtttgaaatcattttttttttcttcataaaatacatatttactcACAAAGCAGAATATACTGGACTTCTTTTGTCTTGATATATTTAGTGCCATAGTACCACACATACAAAACTGaaaatatgttttcatatttaaAGATTGAAATACTAGTATCTGGTCCATATTATTCTTTAAATGAaatgcaaatacatgtataatgcggggttcacacattgccgataattgctcccgtttgagatcagacagcgatatgacacgaaaagtgaaaaagtcggattagtgtcctcaattatctggaatgtcctattattgtctgaacgcagtcgttttagttcgtgacagattcctactggtcgggaagggtccaaATAGTCCGGTGCGTCCCATAACATTCgaggaaactcagccgattttgtctagtcggattacaatcgtgcctatgtcgtgacagattctgctgtatcggatcgaattcctaacaatgttctgtgtattcgggacggtgtcctgtggaacgggaatgatctggagaaatttttcattgctgtttttctgccgattgagtcatgattgcatccagatcttgtcgatttcGAACCGTTCcaaaacagtcccgttattaattctaaattcgtcaatgatacccacgtcagagtcccgacaattacagaatacaatacgactgagaccagacaaagccatttgcaatgcgatagagcggaccgtgatagaattatgttccgacagtacctgatcatcccgagtatgccgacagttttcgaacggataacttccgtcagcgtcggttcactgtcttgtcactatctgatctctgtcggattacattcagtagaatcgggacgcagtcgtgacagactcggtcaaATTtgacctggcgaaagatacaaatcggataagaagcggatttagaacggaATTATCGgaataaattcgcttggaaacggttgaatatcgacgcttcctgaacaatatctgattgttgtcgtgattaaattattttttttacaaattttaataaagtttgaatttccatccacgatgcataggatcttgatcagacttttaataaattttaatcgggaatggtcctgtcaaggacggcagtaaaaatcgtgaatgtgtgaccccagcttaacaaATTAGAATAAAAGTATGGAGGTATATTGCTTTGAAGGAAAAAAGTaaagtatgtttaaaaaaaaaatttttttaaaagataaaaaaaaaacagtaagataaatacaaataattatcattcaaaataaaaacataagaaACAAATAACAGAAAAATTGACTGATGCGTATGCAGAAAATAGTACTGCTGTTTTTCCGAATAGTGAATATTGCGTATCTTTATTGTGAATGTCATGATAGTATAACATAACATATTTACTGTTAAAGGCAAAGAAGTTTGACAAACCAGTACGTGAAAACTAAGCTTTAACTTAGTCAAGAGAGCAAGATTATCTCATATGGTTTGATCACCAGTCCTGTTTAATCAAAGACTTTTTAATTTGTGGTAATATTGCTGTTAATCAACCGGTCACGTGGCTTTTTAGAATATGACCAAACACTATGTTTGGTTAAAGTTAGAATAAAGGTGGCTTGGTAATGTAATGAGTTTTTATTTAGACTGCTATGTTGTGATAGTTGTTTTTGTTACGAATTTGTCGTCCTGCATATGTAATTCTTACCGCTAGAAATTAATCAGTTAATTTAAATCTATAAATCAATCAACCTAATAAACAAGAGCCAcgtaaaagtttaacacatttccCTGTATGTATTTCATTTCAAGACCGTATACTTCAAACATTATCTATGTAAGTTCGTCTTTTCTTACCCATATACCACACCACATTGGAGTAGACGATACGGTGATCTGCATTGCTAGTTCTTGTTTGTCATTTAAGTCTTTGTCAGTATATGTTGGAGATTCATCCATCACTACATAAGTAACTATATTAACCACTCCTAGAATCATGCATGTGACACCTAGTCCAACATGTATTGCTCCAATGACCTTGATGCCAGAAAAGGGGAACTTCTTAAGACTGTCAATGTCAAATCCTTCAAATTGAGTAAATTCTTTCTTTTCCATCATGTGGCTTACTTgactaaaaaaatgtttgacatTATATGAAACAGTGACAATCGCTTCAGAGATAATGAAGGAATATTCACGAAGGCATCTGGCCAAAGGTGCCAATGAAGTTCGACAATCGTGTaactataaaatttgtttatagAATAGGGTGTTGCAATGTTACATATAATAACATTGTGATTTAGAATAAAGAATTTTGTCTAGCTGGACCAAAAACGGCAATCCATTATATAACAAATTAAAGACGAACAGATATTGCCAAGTTACTTGTCATTTTATAAATAGTATTCTAGGAAAAGTATAGCCATTGCAGTTAGTCCATGTGTACGTAAACATATTTAATGATTGCAGATGTTCTGTACAAATGAGTCAAAACGACTTAAAATGTAAACATCCAAATATTTGCTGAAAGATTTGATAATAGATAAagatcatttattgaattttaaattgttaaactCAAATATGAttaattatatgattttttttcagggtTAGATGATCATGTTATGGCAGCAACTAAAATAAATAGTTCTACAAACCATGGGAAGTAATATATTATTTCCATGTACAAACTAACATCAACAAAAGAGAACATAGAATTAGTAAACGATCGAGATAGAAACCCAACAATTCAAGAGTTcatcattaaaaatacacaaaagacacaagatttatatatatatatgataaaaaaaattagcataCCTTAGTGCTATAACATTAGAAATGAAGTGAAAAAAagtaatgaaaatgaaaagattAAATATACGtgtatgaaaaaattaaatgtaaataaatggaaaaatggaaaaaaaaacgtatatttctatatgaaaaaatcaaataattatacATCAATTACCTTTTTTCTTGTTCATATTAGGAAACTTCTTTTCCGATATCCTGTGtaggaattttaaaatttcaactactatcattgaataaccaaattcttgtatttgtaaatgatttacagcattaaatttaatactttgacCGTTGTCAAGTAGTGTTGTGACAGTGTGAGGATcttattattacttttaaaagCAGATATATTTCGTATCTACGATGTCGCTTTagtcaaatatttaaaatctcGCTCAAAATATTACATATGTCATCTCTGGCACTAAAGGGGCTCCATAATATCCTTGTTCGCAATCGGCTTTCTGTTTTCTGTTGAATAAAATGAACCAATCTGGAAATCGAAGTTGTAAATGCATAATATTTCTTTATACAAAAGGTCGTATCTTGAACGGAATagattttttcttaaatgtaatatatattttaaaggaatAAGTATAAAATTCACTAGTGCTTCACCATGTTAAAAAATCAAATCCGTTCATTAATCTAAACTGAAAAGCAACGTGTCTATGCAATTTGTGagttattgtaaaatattaaacaattattaaaaagataCTGTAAAATCCCCAGATGTGACAACTATCCCGGGGACCAAACTTTAAGGATGTGGAACAGGATGAAAGCAATGTGGTGTTGGGTTggtgtctcattgacgtatataaTGTACCCCACatctatttgtatttatatttatgtcaatGGCAGATTGACgattaaaacattatatatattgagAAACCTTGATATTACCTTTTATGATTTACTCAATTACCTTAAATGGGACATCAATTGAATACATCTTTACATTTACTTACATTCTAATAGCATTTATTATCTATAACGAATATTTATTGTTTGTTACATAACAGTGTAATGTATGTTCAACGATGATTCAAAGTTACCCTTTATTTGTAAGTCATCGTGGTCAAAACTTTATTTCCTTAATAGATGTTGATAcgaaaatagatatatatatataacattatacagtatacaacatgtacatgtaaaagtcTTAAATGCATATATAATAGTCTTTTACTTACACCATT
It includes:
- the LOC139512277 gene encoding uncharacterized protein, with translation MMEKKEFTQFEGFDIDSLKKFPFSGIKVIGAIHVGLGVTCMILGVVNIVTYVVMDESPTYTDKDLNDKQELAMQITVSSTPMWCGIWFCMCGTMALNISRQKKSSIFCFKMSFLILSILCSALFGPACACVNAYEALLRHGLYSSDYKWLVPLLIAFFAFNEIIVSIISAIACCCCATLKETKVRVLLTPNNQTQHKLINSEFQTRPENPHLQRDYLQDNRDIFRISNRNQQRNISDQPMFRTHSKNITTQRSHFTANHIRYNNTPD